A window of Rattus norvegicus strain BN/NHsdMcwi chromosome 14, GRCr8, whole genome shotgun sequence contains these coding sequences:
- the Pla2g3 gene encoding group 3 secretory phospholipase A2 precursor, which produces MGVLGILLGVLAFLGVVPEGSHTLHWDSTSCHLVRSISGSPLGSLSFLGEDAQGLALFQALWDAHHRLQVCIRQDESELIAAFRALCAHEPLRHAFIHTPGPELQRALATLQSQWEACRRSEASPTGAREKRETEHRGAPAGEHQRRRRGWTIPGTLWCGVGNSAENASELGMFHGPDFCCREHDQCPQTISPLQYNYGIRNFRFHTISHCDCDARFQQCLRSQGDSIADIMGVAFFNVLEIPCFVLKEQETCVAWHWWGGCRTYGSLPLAHLQPRTYYNASWKAEATPLTPSPQSPAPSWKRGPQQTPARHHSTTTVTPLQTPAISSRPDMMIPRGQPGVSHPGLQDGPKRQGAHRVCRSLRHLDQCEHQIKPQETKFHLLNSAQTPLFHCNCTRRLARFLRHHSLPANTNKVWELLGTTCFKLAPQLNCPEGKGCSRDHRAIKVSARHLQRLHQNGLHFWDKGTGEVLAQPLEPPGTLMSFYSQCLQLTQAIWRPGGQKKFWSS; this is translated from the exons ATGGGGGTCCTGGGGATACTTCTGGGGGTGCTGGCTTTCCTGGGGGTTGTTCCAGAAGGCTCCCATACCCTCCATTGGGACAGTACCTCCTGCCATTTGGTCCGGTCCATCTCTGGTAGCCCTCTGGGCTCCCTGAGCTTCTTGGGCGAAGATGCCCAAGGCCTGGCATTATTCCAGGCCCTCTGGGATGCGCACCACAGGCTGCAGGTTTGTATCAGGCAGGATGAATCCGAGCTCATCGCAGCCTTCAGGGCTCTCTGTGCTCATGAGCCCTTGCGGCACGCCTTCATCCACACCCCTGGACCAGAGCTGCAGAGAGCACTGGCCACTCTGCAGAGCCAGTGGGAGGCCTGCCGAAGGTCTGAGGCTAGTCCCACGGGAGCCAGGGAGAAGCGAGAAACAGAGCACCGCGGAGCACCTGCCGGAGAGCACCAACGAAGGAGAAGAGGCTGGACCATTCCTGGCACGCTGTGGTGCGGTGTTGGGAACTCTGCTGAGAATGCCTCAGAACTGG GTATGTTCCACGGCCCTGATTTCTGCTGCCGGGAGCACGACCAGTGCCCACAAACCATCTCACCCTTGCAGTATAATTACGGCATCCGAAACTTCCGATTCCACACCATCTCTCACTGCGACTGTGATGCCAG GTTTCAACAGTGCCTGAGGAGCCAGGGTGACTCCATCGCGGACATCATGGGCGTGGCTTTCTTCAACGTGCTGGAGATCCCCTGCTTTGTGCTGAAGGAGCAGGAGACCTGTGTGGCTTGGCACTGGTGGGGCGG GTGCAGGACATATGGCTCCTTACCCCTTGCTCACCTGCAGCCCAGGACTTACTACAACGCCTCCTGGAAGGCTGAAGCCACCCCACTTACTCCCAGCCCCCAAAGCCCAGCACCCAGCTGGAAGAGGGGCCCACAGCAGACACCAGCCAGACACCACAGCACAACCACCGTCACTCCCCTCCAGACCCCTGCCATCTCCTCCAGACCTGATATGATGATCCCGAGAGGCCAGCCAGGAGTCTCCCATCCCGGCCTCCAGGATGGCCCAAAACGTCAAG GTGCCCACCGTGTCTGTCGAAGCCTTCGCCACCTGGATCAGTGCGAGCACCAGATCAAGCCCCAGGAAACCAAGTTCCACCTGCTCAACAGCGCCCAGACGCCCCTTTTCCATTGCAATTGCACCCGCCG TCTGGCACGTTTCCTGAGGCACCACAGCCTGCCTGCAAACACCAACAAGGTTTGGGAGCTCCTGGGTACTACCTGCTTCAAGCTGGCCCCACAACTCAACTGTCCTGAGGGCAAAGG CTGTTCCAGAGACCATAGGGCCATCAAGGTGTCAGCTCGGCATTTGCAGAGGCTTCATCAGAATGGACTCCATTTCTGGGATAAAGGCACCGGGGAGGTTCTGGCACAGCCTTTGGAGCCCCCGGGGACCCTCATGTCATTCTACAGCCAATGTCTGCAACTAACCCAGGCAATCTGGAGACCCGGGGGACAGAAGAAATTCTGGAGCTCATGA
- the Pla2g3 gene encoding group 3 secretory phospholipase A2 isoform X1 — translation MGVLGILLGVLAFLGVVPEGSHTLHWDSTSCHLVRSISGSPLGSLSFLGEDAQGLALFQALWDAHHRLQVCIRQDESELIAAFRALCAHEPLRHAFIHTPGPELQRALATLQSQWEACRRSEASPTGAREKRETEHRGAPAGEHQRRRRGWTIPGTLWCGVGNSAENASELGMFHGPDFCCREHDQCPQTISPLQYNYGIRNFRFHTISHCDCDARCRTYGSLPLAHLQPRTYYNASWKAEATPLTPSPQSPAPSWKRGPQQTPARHHSTTTVTPLQTPAISSRPDMMIPRGQPGVSHPGLQDGPKRQGAHRVCRSLRHLDQCEHQIKPQETKFHLLNSAQTPLFHCNCTRRLARFLRHHSLPANTNKVWELLGTTCFKLAPQLNCPEGKGCSRDHRAIKVSARHLQRLHQNGLHFWDKGTGEVLAQPLEPPGTLMSFYSQCLQLTQAIWRPGGQKKFWSS, via the exons ATGGGGGTCCTGGGGATACTTCTGGGGGTGCTGGCTTTCCTGGGGGTTGTTCCAGAAGGCTCCCATACCCTCCATTGGGACAGTACCTCCTGCCATTTGGTCCGGTCCATCTCTGGTAGCCCTCTGGGCTCCCTGAGCTTCTTGGGCGAAGATGCCCAAGGCCTGGCATTATTCCAGGCCCTCTGGGATGCGCACCACAGGCTGCAGGTTTGTATCAGGCAGGATGAATCCGAGCTCATCGCAGCCTTCAGGGCTCTCTGTGCTCATGAGCCCTTGCGGCACGCCTTCATCCACACCCCTGGACCAGAGCTGCAGAGAGCACTGGCCACTCTGCAGAGCCAGTGGGAGGCCTGCCGAAGGTCTGAGGCTAGTCCCACGGGAGCCAGGGAGAAGCGAGAAACAGAGCACCGCGGAGCACCTGCCGGAGAGCACCAACGAAGGAGAAGAGGCTGGACCATTCCTGGCACGCTGTGGTGCGGTGTTGGGAACTCTGCTGAGAATGCCTCAGAACTGG GTATGTTCCACGGCCCTGATTTCTGCTGCCGGGAGCACGACCAGTGCCCACAAACCATCTCACCCTTGCAGTATAATTACGGCATCCGAAACTTCCGATTCCACACCATCTCTCACTGCGACTGTGATGCCAG GTGCAGGACATATGGCTCCTTACCCCTTGCTCACCTGCAGCCCAGGACTTACTACAACGCCTCCTGGAAGGCTGAAGCCACCCCACTTACTCCCAGCCCCCAAAGCCCAGCACCCAGCTGGAAGAGGGGCCCACAGCAGACACCAGCCAGACACCACAGCACAACCACCGTCACTCCCCTCCAGACCCCTGCCATCTCCTCCAGACCTGATATGATGATCCCGAGAGGCCAGCCAGGAGTCTCCCATCCCGGCCTCCAGGATGGCCCAAAACGTCAAG GTGCCCACCGTGTCTGTCGAAGCCTTCGCCACCTGGATCAGTGCGAGCACCAGATCAAGCCCCAGGAAACCAAGTTCCACCTGCTCAACAGCGCCCAGACGCCCCTTTTCCATTGCAATTGCACCCGCCG TCTGGCACGTTTCCTGAGGCACCACAGCCTGCCTGCAAACACCAACAAGGTTTGGGAGCTCCTGGGTACTACCTGCTTCAAGCTGGCCCCACAACTCAACTGTCCTGAGGGCAAAGG CTGTTCCAGAGACCATAGGGCCATCAAGGTGTCAGCTCGGCATTTGCAGAGGCTTCATCAGAATGGACTCCATTTCTGGGATAAAGGCACCGGGGAGGTTCTGGCACAGCCTTTGGAGCCCCCGGGGACCCTCATGTCATTCTACAGCCAATGTCTGCAACTAACCCAGGCAATCTGGAGACCCGGGGGACAGAAGAAATTCTGGAGCTCATGA